Proteins found in one Elephas maximus indicus isolate mEleMax1 chromosome 11, mEleMax1 primary haplotype, whole genome shotgun sequence genomic segment:
- the MC4R gene encoding melanocortin receptor 4 — MNSTHHPGTRTSLHFWNRSSYGLHDNASESLGKGYSDGGCYEQLFVSPEVFVTLGVISLLENILVIVAIAKNKNLHSPMYFFICSLAVADMLVSVSNGSETIVITLLNSTDTDAQSFTVNIDNVIDSVICSSLLASICSLLSIAVDRYFTIFYALQYHNIMTVKRVGIIISCIWAACTVSGILFIIYSDSTAVIICLIAMFFTMLALMASLYVHMFLMARLHIKRIAVLPGTGTIRQGANMKGAITLTILIGVFVVCWAPFFLHLIFYISCPQNPYCVCFMSHFNLYLILIMCNSVIDPLIYALRSQELRKTFKEIICCYPLGGLCDLSSRY; from the coding sequence ATGAACTCCACTCACCACCCTGGAACGCGCACCTCTCTCCACTTCTGGAATCGCAGCAGCTACGGACTGCACGACAATGCCAGTGAGTCCCTGGGCAAGGGCTACTCTGACGGAGGTTGCTATGAGCAACTTTTTGTCTCTCCTGAGGTATTTGTGACTCTGGGTGTCATAAGCTTATTGGAGAACATTCTGGTGATTGTGGCAATAGCCAAGAACAAGAATCTGCATTCGCCCATGTACTTTTTCATCTGTAGCCTCGCTGTGGCTGACATGTTGGTGAGCGTTTCAAATGGATCGGAAACCATCGTTATCACCCTACTAAACAGTACAGACACTGACGCACAGAGCTTCACGGTGAATATTGATAATGTCATTGACTCTGTGATCTGTAGCTCCTTGCTGGCCTCAATTTGCAGCCTGCTTTCCATTGCAGTGGACAGGTATTTTACTATCTTTTATGCTCTCCAGTACCATAACATTATGACAGTTAAGCGGGTTGGGATCATTATAAGTTGTATCTGGGCAGCTTGCACGGTTTCGGGCATCTTGTTCATCATTTACTCGGACAGTACTGCTGTCATCATTTGCCTCATCGCCATGTTCTTCACCATGCTGGCTCTCATGGCTTCTCTCTATGTCCACATGTTCCTGATGGCTAGGCTCCACATTAAACGCATTGCTGTCCTCCCAGGCACTGGCACCATCCGCCAAGGTGCCAACATGAAGGGAGCAATCACCTTGACCATACTGATCGGAGTCTTTGTTGTCTGCTGGGCCCCATTCTTTCTCCATCTAATATTCTACATCTCTTGTCCCCAGAATCCATACTGTGTGTGCTTCATGTCTCACTTTAACTTGTATCTCATCCTGATCATGTGTAATTCCGTCATTGATCCTCTAATTTATGCACTCCGGAGTCAAGAACTGAGGAAAACCTTCAAAGAGATCATCTGTTGCTATCCTCTCGGAGGCCTTTGTGATTTGTCTAGCAGATACTAA